CCCGTGCTGCCGTTCGGCTTCGGGGAGATGCCGGCGAGGGCGCTCTTGAGCTGGCTGCGCTGGTTGGTCAGCGGGCCGATCGGGACGAGCTCCCGGTAGTCCCGGGCACCGACCAGTTCGGTGGAGAAGATCCAGAGGCCGACCGCCCAGGACTCGTCGAAGAGGTCCAGGCCGCCCTGCGCGGCGGCCAGGGTGACCTGGGCCCGGGTCGCGTTGTTCGCCGTCGGCACCTTCTCCAGCATCGAGCCGGAGACGTCGATCACCGCGAGCATCCGCGACGGCAGGGTGATGGCGGTCCAGGTGGAGAGCGCCCGGCTGAGTGCGGCCGGGTCAGCCCCACCCGCGGCCGTGCCGCCCGCCGCCGCGGAGCTGGACGGAGTGCCGGCCGGGCTGGGCGCACCCTGGGGAGCGCTGAATCCCTCACCCCAGGTGCCGTCGGACGCCCGCAGGTTCTGCTTGGCGAGCCGGTCCCGGAAGCTGCCCTCGGTGAGCACCTTGAACAGGCCGGCCGCCGCCGCCGACCGGGCCGGCTCGATGCCGGGCATCACCGCGTACGGGTAGTCCAGCGACATCGCCGCCGGTTCCACGTAGAGCGCGGCGAGCGGGATCGGCGGCTGCTTGGCGTTGTACTCCATGACGTCCTCCTCGCTGAGCGCGGCCGCGCTGAGTCCGGAGGCGATCGACGCCGGGTCGGTTGCCCGGGGGAACTTGGCCAGCAGGTCCTGCCGTACGGTCGAACGTCCGGTGGCCAGCGCCCGCAGCGCCGAGGTGGTCGCCTGCCTGCCCTGGGCGCCACCGGCCGCCCCGGCGGCGGCGCCGAGCGCGAGCAGCCCGGAGAGTCCGGCCGCGTCGCGGGTCGGCTCGACGATCCCGGTGCGCAACTTGGTGCCGGTGGTGACCTGCTTCAACAGGTCCCCCCAGGTGATCTTCTTCTCTGGCCAGCCGACCGAGGCGGCGACCGGCTGCGGCATGGCGACG
The Micromonospora pisi DNA segment above includes these coding regions:
- a CDS encoding VWA domain-containing protein → MRSSIRGAGAIAAAMALVLVVAGAWFGYQRLAEPACAGQLRLTVAAAPEIAPAVQAAAAQWSENGAAAEGVCVAVDVTASDPVDVAAVLAGQHGVSLSGVGQAPGAAVTPDVWLPDSSSWLLRLSSEAAGFAPTNNASIARSPVVVAMPQPVAASVGWPEKKITWGDLLKQVTTGTKLRTGIVEPTRDAAGLSGLLALGAAAGAAGGAQGRQATTSALRALATGRSTVRQDLLAKFPRATDPASIASGLSAAALSEEDVMEYNAKQPPIPLAALYVEPAAMSLDYPYAVMPGIEPARSAAAAGLFKVLTEGSFRDRLAKQNLRASDGTWGEGFSAPQGAPSPAGTPSSSAAAGGTAAGGADPAALSRALSTWTAITLPSRMLAVIDVSGSMLEKVPTANNATRAQVTLAAAQGGLDLFDESWAVGLWIFSTELVGARDYRELVPIGPLTNQRSQLKSALAGISPKPNGSTGLYDTVLAAYKAVQDGWEPGRVNSVVMLTDGENEDANGITQAKLLADLKAAADPERPIQVVIIGIGNGVNRGELDAITKVTGGGVFATEDPAKIGDIFLQAIALRPASN